From a region of the Candidatus Gracilibacteria bacterium genome:
- a CDS encoding DUF58 domain-containing protein: MKQGHKHISFKSSKLMEGLFIGNFKAAFSGRGIEFQDFREYSSGDDAKYIDWARSSQEGTTIMRRYREDKQGTILTIIDHSQSLYYEAGNPKIKLIQDILELIGQASIKSGENFGGYIIGENELKYIPAKKSIISLHKILGFTEISPRNTKTEFSLSQINKSSLKKSVIFVLSDSLTVDERSIKILSHKHDVIYIHISTYFENTLEGTGIEVFSSGTASLGMNLSDETKKQEYQLKRKQKLKDFQKSMHLIGVDTLFLHEQSSLFAEFLKLMKAKEQRNIF; the protein is encoded by the coding sequence ATGAAACAAGGACACAAACATATAAGTTTTAAGAGTTCTAAGCTTATGGAGTGACTCTTTATAGGAAATTTTAAAGCTGCTTTTTCAGGTCGTTGAATTGAGTTTCAAGATTTCAGAGAATATAGTTCATGAGATGACGCGAAATATATTGATTGGGCTCGTTCAAGTCAAGAATGAACAACTATTATGAGGAGATATAGAGAGGACAAACAGGGGACAATTTTAACAATAATTGATCATTCTCAGAGTCTATATTATGAAGCTGGGAATCCAAAAATTAAGCTCATTCAAGATATACTAGAACTCATATGACAGGCAAGTATAAAATCTGGTGAAAATTTTGGATGATATATTATTTGAGAAAATGAGCTAAAATATATACCAGCAAAAAAATCTATTATTTCACTGCATAAAATTCTCTGATTTACCGAAATTTCTCCAAGGAACACAAAAACAGAATTTTCTTTAAGCCAAATAAATAAGTCTTCGCTTAAAAAATCAGTTATATTTGTTCTGAGTGATAGTCTCACTGTAGATGAGAGAAGTATTAAAATACTAAGTCATAAACACGATGTAATATATATTCATATTTCAACATACTTTGAAAACACATTAGAAGGAACGTGAATCGAAGTATTTTCTTCTTGAACTGCTTCTCTTTGAATGAATCTTTCTGACGAAACGAAGAAACAAGAATACCAATTGAAAAGAAAACAAAAACTAAAGGATTTTCAAAAATCTATGCATTTGATATGAGTTGATACTCTATTTTTACATGAACAAAGCTCACTTTTTGCTGAGTTTTTAAAACTCATGAAAGCAAAAGAACAAAGAAATATATTTTAA
- a CDS encoding MoxR family ATPase → MIEIAQKIQELQDEVGKIIVGQENLKRDIVVALLSGGHILLEGAPGLAKTRTISSYAQALKLSFQRIQFTPDLLPSDLIGAKIYDPDAKIFEVKKGPIFANFVLADEINRAPSKVQSALLESMEERQVTIGDKTFPLDAPFMVLATQNPLEQEGTFQLPEAQLDRFLLKTIVEYPTKAEEKIILQKAISRDTTKLSTIFGKKEILELREMIEHIQVSESIYDYICNIIFASRDTELHPEIAYGASPRASLALLRTSKALAVMQGRDFVIPEDVKTMAYGVLRHRIILQYEALADGIVTEDIIRNILKDTKLD, encoded by the coding sequence ATGATAGAAATAGCACAAAAAATACAAGAACTTCAAGATGAAGTTTGAAAAATAATAGTAGGTCAAGAGAACCTTAAGAGAGATATAGTTGTTGCACTATTATCGGGGGGACATATATTGCTAGAGTGAGCACCATGACTTGCAAAGACTCGAACTATCTCAAGTTACGCACAAGCTCTTAAACTGTCTTTTCAACGAATACAGTTTACTCCAGATTTACTTCCAAGTGACTTAATTGGTGCTAAGATATATGATCCTGACGCGAAGATATTTGAGGTTAAAAAAGGACCGATTTTTGCAAATTTTGTGCTGGCTGATGAAATCAATCGAGCACCAAGTAAAGTACAGTCTGCACTTTTGGAATCTATGGAAGAACGACAAGTAACAATAGGAGATAAAACATTTCCACTGGACGCTCCATTTATGGTACTTGCAACTCAAAATCCTCTCGAGCAAGAGGGAACTTTTCAACTTCCAGAAGCTCAATTGGATAGATTTCTTTTAAAGACTATAGTTGAATATCCAACAAAAGCAGAAGAAAAAATTATTCTCCAAAAAGCTATCTCTCGGGATACTACCAAACTCAGTACAATTTTTTGAAAAAAAGAAATATTGGAACTTCGTGAAATGATAGAACATATTCAAGTATCAGAAAGTATTTATGATTATATATGTAATATAATTTTTGCATCGAGAGATACTGAACTTCACCCCGAGATTGCCTATTGAGCCTCTCCTCGGGCATCTCTTGCACTCCTACGAACTTCAAAAGCACTTGCTGTCATGCAGGGAAGAGATTTTGTAATCCCAGAAGACGTAAAAACTATGGCTTATGGAGTGCTGAGGCATAGAATTATTCTTCAATATGAAGCGCTTGCTGATGGAATCGTCACAGAGGATATTATTAGAAATATTTTAAAAGATACCAAACTCGATTAA
- a CDS encoding superoxide dismutase: MKHELMELPFAKNALEPYMSEETLEYHYSKHHQAYVTKLNELIQGTEFADMELEDIIKKSKGGIFNNAAQIWNHNLFWNTLKVNNGIEPMGRLADMLTENFGSFDGFKETFTKEALARFGSGWVWLVQKDQKLEIYSTPNGENPLTEGGEAILGCDVWEHAYYIDYRNDRKKFIDNFFNIVNWKMLESKVK, from the coding sequence ATGAAACACGAATTAATGGAACTTCCTTTTGCAAAAAATGCTCTTGAACCATACATGTCAGAGGAAACTCTTGAATATCATTATTCAAAACATCATCAAGCATATGTTACAAAACTTAATGAACTTATTCAGGGGACAGAATTTGCAGATATGGAATTAGAAGACATCATAAAAAAATCAAAAGGTGGGATCTTTAACAACGCAGCTCAAATATGGAATCATAACTTATTTTGGAATACTCTGAAAGTAAATAATGGTATAGAACCTATGGGGAGATTAGCTGATATGTTAACAGAAAATTTTGGAAGCTTTGATTGATTCAAGGAAACTTTTACAAAAGAAGCACTTGCTAGATTTGGTTCTGGTTGGGTATGGCTTGTTCAAAAAGATCAAAAACTTGAAATCTACTCTACTCCAAATGGAGAAAATCCTCTTACAGAAGGTGGAGAAGCCATTTTAGGATGTGATGTATGGGAACATGCGTATTATATTGATTATAGAAACGATAGAAAAAAATTCATAGATAATTTCTTTAACATTGTAAATTGGAAAATGTTAGAATCTAAAGTTAAATAA
- a CDS encoding LCP family protein, with amino-acid sequence MFFKKKKIASQKKKIQKTPYILGAFGVLSILFLGTFVVQAMNAIPFQIFEFAGGSGSILNFGNKEDENTLDENVYILVTGRGGGNHDAPNLTDTMILAGINSTQETITLLSLPRDLWVSYPSGRKGRINGVYENGLLGTPTEAMQGLAEVVTNITGKKIDHYVNIDFNGFIEIVDTLGGVEVTLEENFADYEYPDANRGYKTFILKKGTWNLDGEVALMYARSRHSTSDFDRSLRQQQIISSLREKVSNLGYFKNRKQIVELYDIFTEYVETDLALTDMVKLGLAVKGWEDPQTLSFNLNDSCYSNSPSCMPGGFIYTPNRALFGGASVLLTNGGTGTNPGLYPDIHQFADYIYESPDMYSKPKSIVIYNATSQGFLAQKLAEELRPYGFTIDYETGTQSMKEKEFENSILYYNGIESNDSTLTALKDFLNIQQIEKVDAPVFSGSGTTIEIILNDTNSF; translated from the coding sequence GTGTTTTTTAAGAAAAAAAAGATAGCTTCACAAAAGAAAAAAATTCAAAAAACTCCTTATATTTTGTGAGCTTTTTGAGTTCTAAGTATTTTGTTTTTGGGGACTTTTGTAGTGCAAGCTATGAATGCAATTCCATTTCAAATTTTTGAATTTGCTGGAGGGAGTGGGTCAATCCTAAATTTTGGAAATAAAGAAGATGAAAATACTTTAGATGAAAATGTATACATACTTGTTACCGGTAGATGAGGTGGTAATCACGATGCTCCAAATCTTACTGATACCATGATATTAGCTTGAATAAACTCAACACAAGAGACAATTACACTTCTTTCACTCCCTCGAGATTTATGGGTTTCATATCCATCTTGAAGAAAATGAAGAATTAATGGTGTGTATGAAAATGGTCTGTTAGGTACACCAACAGAAGCTATGCAATGATTAGCAGAAGTAGTAACTAACATAACATGAAAAAAAATTGATCATTATGTTAACATAGATTTTAACTGATTTATAGAAATAGTTGATACGCTCTGAGGAGTTGAAGTCACACTTGAAGAAAACTTTGCTGATTATGAGTATCCTGATGCAAACAGGGGTTATAAAACGTTCATACTGAAAAAATGAACTTGGAATCTCGATGGTGAAGTTGCCCTTATGTACGCGAGAAGCCGACATTCAACAAGTGATTTTGATAGGTCACTCAGACAACAACAAATTATTTCTTCTCTCAGAGAAAAAGTATCGAATCTCTGATACTTTAAAAATCGAAAGCAAATCGTAGAACTCTACGATATCTTTACTGAATATGTAGAAACAGATTTAGCTTTGACAGATATGGTTAAACTCTGACTTGCAGTAAAATGATGGGAAGATCCTCAAACACTCAGTTTTAATCTCAATGATAGTTGTTATAGCAATAGTCCAAGCTGTATGCCATGAGGATTTATTTATACACCAAATAGAGCATTATTTTGAGGAGCAAGTGTTCTGCTGACGAATGGATGAACTGGAACCAATCCGTGACTCTATCCAGATATACACCAATTTGCAGATTATATCTACGAAAGTCCTGATATGTACTCTAAACCCAAAAGTATCGTAATTTACAATGCTACTAGTCAATGATTCCTCGCTCAAAAACTAGCAGAAGAGCTGAGACCTTATGGATTTACTATAGATTATGAAACTGGGACTCAAAGCATGAAAGAAAAAGAGTTTGAAAATTCTATTTTGTATTATAATGGTATAGAATCCAATGATTCTACTTTAACAGCACTCAAAGACTTTTTAAATATACAACAAATTGAAAAAGTGGACGCTCCTGTATTTAGTGGGAGTTGAACTACAATAGAGATTATTCTCAATGACACTAACAGTTTTTAA
- a CDS encoding penicillin-binding protein → MAFQKRRVAAVTPSSYRNRNYKKIKTSTQSGGGVKKPKKPIGKTLLYIIGGLFIFGLIGIIVLYQKIIAPLPSISELENLEISESSTIYDREGGELYSIFQEKRRYVTFDAINKNMINAIVAGEDKRYWENPGVDFIGLVRAGIYGVIGKNEGFGGTSTLTQQLIRNTIIENRSSDETVFDKVERKIKEIYLAFKLTNGVSKEKILELYLNKIAYGSNAYGIEQASKTFYGKSAKDLGILEASMLASLPKGPTYYSPYNNFDRLVGYPYVYENNDSENSIFVISKNSIEENKDAVTALTDFLDGLKAQRFDGTKALLCGLKEENLKSNISIDGDGCSVISYTDFLTLLNNIKIEVGDKNVEYQIGRKDFILGRMLEDEYITFEEYKDAVIGGIGFEFQKYTEDIKSPHFVFYVREYLEEKYGKDLLETGGLKIYTSLDPKLQEEAERIVSERAAANETKFGAQNAALVSLDNKTGQILAMVGGRDYFDEKNKGNINMTTAALQPGSSFKPFVYALAIDQGEIGTKTPIYDLKTTFPGDYTPKNYDGKFMGKMTISTALNYSRNIPAVKMFFLAGGEENILTFMEKLGIDGIRKFRDEYTASSGTKYTYGASMALGTVMMTPLEMAQAYSVFANLGVKRELVPVIKILDSKGLVIEEAEENNGVQAIDAATAYILDYILSDTSARPSGWNNYLSLSGRNVAAKTGTSTKASSKDGNEVLARNLWTIGFTPQITTVVWAGNNDGSETGTNGNGLEAAGSIWKEFMESAHVGKEVLNWKRPNGVKEANISRISGLLAPGSLDSSLILSSLFKNAPTEFDQSLQPIEVDLLCNGTITENTPASAIGTVNLLALRSLQPNNPAWENPVRAWVNGGGYTSEIGNVGSFITYINPEACERTGFAGNISVGANIESGATFVNGSNYIEIAYQSSTPITQIDVFLGEKKIKQIDLDSKKEGVYKGDVTIPSGTLGIESLIVKATDTEYYSQSKSYSIDVIKRDNAAPEITVSNPSNGKISLYAGDFFNLRGSVSDISVIRSVNIYIDDKPYKIGIQGRDFAQEIDSSEIEIGEHVIKVEAVDMDFNIGSQSIQLDVLER, encoded by the coding sequence ATGGCATTTCAAAAAAGAAGAGTTGCAGCAGTAACTCCAAGTAGTTATCGAAATAGAAACTACAAAAAAATCAAAACTTCTACTCAATCGTGAGGATGAGTGAAAAAACCAAAAAAACCAATAGGGAAAACATTACTCTATATTATTTGAGGGCTTTTTATATTCTGACTTATTGGAATTATTGTTCTCTACCAAAAAATTATAGCCCCTCTTCCATCTATAAGTGAACTTGAAAATTTAGAAATTTCAGAATCATCAACTATATATGACAGAGAAGGTTGAGAATTGTATAGTATTTTTCAGGAGAAAAGAAGATATGTTACCTTTGATGCGATTAATAAAAATATGATCAACGCAATCGTAGCATGAGAGGATAAAAGATACTGGGAAAATCCTGGAGTCGATTTTATAGGACTTGTGAGGGCAGGAATATACTGAGTAATAGGTAAAAATGAATGATTCTGAGGTACCTCAACACTCACTCAACAACTTATTCGTAACACAATTATTGAGAACCGAAGTTCTGATGAAACTGTTTTTGATAAAGTAGAACGAAAGATCAAAGAAATATATCTCGCGTTTAAACTGACAAATGGAGTTTCAAAAGAAAAAATTCTTGAGCTCTACTTAAATAAAATAGCGTACGGAAGTAATGCGTATTGAATTGAACAAGCTTCTAAGACATTTTATTGAAAAAGTGCAAAAGACTTATGAATATTAGAAGCTTCTATGCTTGCTTCTCTTCCAAAAGGACCGACCTATTATTCTCCATACAATAATTTCGATAGGCTCGTTGGATACCCATATGTTTATGAAAATAATGATAGTGAAAACTCTATATTTGTTATATCTAAAAACTCTATAGAAGAAAATAAAGATGCAGTAACAGCTCTCACTGATTTTCTTGATGGACTCAAGGCTCAAAGATTTGATGGGACAAAAGCACTACTATGTGGCCTGAAAGAAGAAAATTTGAAATCAAATATTTCTATTGATTGAGATGGCTGTAGTGTTATTAGTTATACAGACTTCCTCACTCTCTTAAATAATATTAAAATTGAAGTTGGAGATAAAAATGTAGAATATCAAATCTGAAGAAAGGATTTTATTCTAGGTCGTATGCTTGAGGATGAATATATTACATTTGAAGAATATAAAGATGCTGTAATATGAGGTATAGGATTTGAGTTTCAAAAATATACTGAGGATATCAAATCTCCGCATTTCGTGTTTTATGTCAGAGAATATTTAGAAGAAAAATACTGAAAAGACTTACTTGAGACAGGTTGATTAAAAATATATACTTCACTCGATCCTAAACTTCAAGAAGAAGCTGAAAGAATAGTTTCTGAAAGAGCTGCTGCTAATGAAACAAAATTCTGAGCTCAAAATGCTGCCCTTGTTTCACTCGATAATAAAACTGGACAAATACTAGCAATGGTATGAGGACGTGATTATTTTGATGAAAAGAATAAATGAAATATCAATATGACCACAGCTGCTTTGCAACCTGGTTCTTCATTTAAACCATTTGTCTATGCACTCGCTATTGATCAGGGTGAAATAGGAACAAAGACTCCTATATATGATTTAAAAACAACATTTCCTTGAGATTATACTCCCAAAAACTATGATTGAAAATTCATGGGAAAGATGACTATTTCAACTGCATTAAACTATTCTAGAAATATACCAGCAGTAAAAATGTTCTTTCTAGCAGGTGGAGAAGAAAATATTCTCACATTCATGGAAAAGCTCTGAATTGATGGTATTCGTAAATTTAGAGATGAATATACAGCAAGCTCTTGAACTAAGTATACTTATTGAGCATCAATGGCACTTTGAACAGTTATGATGACTCCACTAGAAATGGCTCAAGCATATAGTGTATTTGCCAATTTATGAGTAAAAAGAGAATTAGTTCCTGTTATTAAGATACTTGACTCAAAGGGATTAGTAATTGAAGAAGCAGAAGAAAATAATTGAGTTCAAGCAATAGATGCTGCAACGGCCTATATATTAGATTATATTCTTTCAGATACTTCAGCAAGACCGTCAGGTTGGAATAACTATCTCTCTCTTTCTTGAAGAAATGTAGCTGCAAAAACTGGTACATCAACGAAGGCTTCTTCAAAAGATGGGAACGAGGTACTAGCCAGAAACCTGTGGACTATATGATTTACTCCACAAATTACTACAGTAGTATGGGCTTGAAACAATGATTGAAGTGAAACTGGTACGAACTGAAATTGACTTGAAGCTGCTGGATCCATTTGGAAAGAGTTTATGGAAAGTGCCCATGTATGAAAAGAAGTACTAAATTGGAAGCGACCAAACGGAGTGAAGGAAGCAAATATATCGAGAATATCAGGGCTATTAGCTCCTGGTAGTCTCGATTCTAGCCTTATACTCTCTTCACTTTTTAAAAATGCCCCTACAGAGTTTGATCAAAGTCTTCAACCAATAGAGGTAGATCTCTTGTGTAATGGTACCATTACAGAGAATACTCCTGCTTCAGCAATTTGAACTGTAAACTTATTAGCACTTCGTTCACTCCAGCCAAATAACCCAGCATGGGAAAATCCTGTGAGAGCTTGGGTGAATTGAGGTGGGTATACCAGTGAAATTTGAAATGTGGGGTCATTTATAACTTATATTAATCCTGAAGCTTGTGAAAGAACAGGATTTGCATGAAATATTTCTGTATGAGCTAATATAGAATCCTGAGCTACCTTTGTAAATGGTTCAAATTATATTGAAATAGCGTATCAAAGTTCTACTCCTATCACTCAAATAGATGTGTTTTTATGAGAGAAGAAAATTAAACAAATAGATTTAGACTCAAAAAAAGAATGAGTTTATAAGTGAGATGTTACAATACCCAGTGGAACACTTTGAATAGAATCTCTTATAGTAAAAGCTACAGACACAGAATACTATTCACAATCTAAATCATATAGTATAGACGTAATAAAACGAGATAATGCAGCTCCTGAAATAACTGTTTCAAACCCATCTAATGGCAAAATATCACTCTATGCGTGAGACTTCTTTAACTTACGAGGTTCTGTAAGTGATATAAGTGTTATTCGTTCTGTAAATATTTATATAGATGATAAACCCTATAAAATAGGGATCCAATGACGAGACTTTGCACAAGAGATTGATAGTTCTGAAATAGAGATTTGAGAACACGTCATTAAAGTTGAAGCTGTCGATATGGATTTCAATATTTGATCTCAATCAATACAGTTAGATGTATTAGAACGATAG
- a CDS encoding peroxiredoxin, translating into MMDLADLKGKWVVLFFYPADFTFVCPTELKDMADNFDEFKNMGVEVLAASTDTVYSHKAWVQHELLMKNFPFKMLADHNLGTADAYNILDEETGIAGRGTFIIDPEGTCRGIEVTSGPLGRNSEELLRKIEALQFMGANPGVACPARWKSGSKTLTPSIKISGQVGEQLQD; encoded by the coding sequence ATGATGGATTTGGCTGATTTAAAATGAAAATGGGTGGTTCTATTTTTCTATCCAGCAGATTTCACATTTGTATGTCCTACAGAACTCAAAGATATGGCTGATAACTTTGATGAGTTCAAAAATATGTGAGTAGAAGTGCTAGCTGCGAGTACTGATACAGTCTACTCTCACAAAGCCTGGGTACAACATGAATTGCTTATGAAGAACTTCCCTTTCAAAATGCTTGCTGATCATAATTTAGGAACAGCAGATGCATATAATATTCTCGATGAAGAAACAGGAATTGCTGGAAGAGGTACCTTTATCATAGATCCAGAAGGAACATGTAGAGGAATAGAAGTTACTTCAGGACCTTTAGGTCGAAATTCTGAAGAACTCCTACGAAAAATAGAAGCTCTTCAATTTATGGGAGCGAATCCATGAGTTGCTTGTCCAGCTCGTTGGAAATCAGGTTCTAAAACTCTCACTCCATCCATTAAAATATCTGGTCAAGTTGGAGAACAACTTCAAGATTAA
- a CDS encoding ATP-dependent Clp protease ATP-binding subunit translates to MVYNNFSDGYKKTLINAENKAREIGLKNLQPEDIFLELLETADGGILEILTLYGIDKKLTLEIINKGLFNVAPLKRKGVYSGMHQKCKDIILGSVKIAAQNTKARASLEDLLLSLLINDIWLANFLEYIGINPSDVETNMNDLIKVGTIDGLNGQILDEDTSDSSIEKLFGNLADNIFSSLQGGKDESEGDLPFDANPVMEDKKDESSTPALDFFSTDLTAEARDGKIDVIIGRETEIERLIAILNRKTKNNPCLVGDAGVGKTAIVEGLALKIAKGEVPFSMKDKRILSLDMSSLVAGTKFRGEFETRIKQVIDEASKAENEVLLFIDEIHTIIGAGSGEGSLDASNILKPAMGRGKIRVIGATTLGEYQKYIEKDPALERRFQKINASEPDRKTATEIIIGLKEVYEEYHNLNISNEAITEAVDLSMRYITDRQLPDKAIDLVDEACSLKSMKYNFDEAEIKKIKEKIAKNQKKIEDSVISQQYKRAVTLKETQKKLEKEIQSLKKKFSIPKDKRFWVTPEDIHRVLSITTGIPIANLSKNEIDRLKKLPGIMKKSIISQDDAIDAISKSIIRNKTGIGEPHRPLGSFLFLGPTGVGKTEIVKVLAREYYGDEEALIKIDMSEYSDKTATNKLIGASAGYVGYEEGGLLTEKVRKKPYSIILFDEIEKGDVEVYNLLLQILEEGILTDNKGRKINFKNTIIIMTSNIGQEEFSEKAAQIGFNISETAEEKIITDYEKAKQKIKDSLTDYFSPEFINRIDKVIVFNPLDTAAIKKIVKLLLSKFNTRLEMKGLKLNFDAKAITTITKEVYNPEFGAREIRRYITDTIEDSIAESILQNPEKKSFTLKSIKNKIEVQ, encoded by the coding sequence ATGGTTTACAACAACTTTTCAGATGGATACAAAAAAACTCTTATTAATGCTGAAAACAAAGCAAGAGAAATAGGACTTAAAAACCTACAACCAGAAGATATATTTTTAGAGCTTTTAGAAACAGCAGATGGTTGAATTCTCGAAATACTTACGCTCTATGGTATAGATAAAAAACTCACTTTAGAAATCATTAACAAATGACTATTTAATGTTGCTCCGTTAAAAAGAAAATGAGTATATAGTGGGATGCACCAAAAATGTAAAGATATTATACTTTGAAGTGTAAAAATAGCAGCACAAAACACAAAAGCGAGAGCGAGTTTAGAGGACTTACTCTTATCACTTCTTATAAACGATATTTGGCTCGCTAACTTCTTAGAATATATAGGAATTAATCCAAGTGACGTTGAGACAAACATGAATGACCTTATTAAAGTAGGAACTATTGACTGACTCAATGGACAAATCCTTGATGAAGACACCTCAGATTCTTCTATAGAAAAACTATTTTGAAACCTTGCTGATAATATTTTTTCAAGCTTACAAGGTGGGAAAGATGAATCTGAGTGAGATCTCCCATTTGATGCAAATCCAGTTATGGAAGATAAAAAAGATGAATCCAGTACTCCAGCTCTTGATTTCTTTTCAACTGATCTCACAGCAGAAGCTCGAGATGGTAAAATAGATGTCATAATTGGGAGAGAAACAGAAATAGAACGACTTATAGCTATACTTAACAGAAAAACAAAAAATAATCCGTGTTTGGTATGAGATGCCTGAGTCGGAAAAACAGCAATTGTTGAGTGACTTGCCCTCAAAATAGCAAAATGAGAAGTTCCATTTTCTATGAAAGATAAACGAATCCTTTCTCTTGATATGTCATCTCTCGTAGCTGGTACAAAATTTAGAGGTGAGTTTGAAACGAGAATCAAACAAGTAATAGACGAAGCGAGTAAAGCTGAGAATGAAGTTCTCCTCTTTATAGATGAAATACATACCATAATAGGAGCTTGAAGTGGTGAATGAAGTTTAGATGCTTCTAACATACTTAAACCAGCTATGGGACGTGGAAAAATACGAGTTATTTGAGCTACAACGCTATGAGAATACCAAAAATATATAGAAAAAGATCCAGCTTTAGAGAGAAGATTTCAAAAAATTAACGCATCTGAACCAGATCGAAAAACAGCAACTGAAATAATTATTGGACTCAAAGAAGTCTATGAAGAATATCATAATCTCAATATTTCTAACGAAGCAATAACGGAAGCAGTAGATCTCTCTATGAGATATATTACAGACAGACAACTCCCTGATAAAGCTATAGATTTAGTTGATGAAGCCTGTTCGCTTAAATCAATGAAATACAATTTCGATGAAGCTGAAATCAAAAAAATAAAAGAAAAAATAGCAAAAAATCAGAAAAAAATAGAAGATTCAGTTATTTCTCAACAATATAAGAGAGCAGTTACACTCAAAGAAACTCAAAAAAAACTCGAAAAAGAAATACAAAGCCTGAAAAAGAAATTTTCTATTCCAAAAGACAAAAGATTTTGGGTGACACCAGAAGACATTCACAGAGTCCTCTCAATTACCACTGGAATCCCTATTGCAAATCTCTCTAAAAATGAAATAGACAGACTCAAAAAACTCCCAGGGATAATGAAAAAGAGTATTATCTCTCAGGATGACGCCATTGATGCTATTTCAAAATCAATTATCAGAAATAAAACAGGAATTGGTGAACCACATAGACCCCTTGGTAGTTTCCTCTTCCTATGACCAACTGGTGTTTGAAAAACTGAAATAGTAAAAGTATTAGCTCGTGAATATTATGGAGACGAAGAAGCACTTATAAAAATAGATATGAGTGAATACTCTGATAAAACAGCAACTAATAAGCTTATAGGTGCCTCTGCTTGATATGTTTGATACGAAGAAGGTGGGCTCCTTACTGAAAAAGTCAGAAAAAAACCATATTCTATTATCCTCTTTGATGAAATAGAGAAATGAGATGTAGAAGTATACAATCTGCTCCTTCAAATACTTGAAGAATGAATATTAACTGATAATAAATGAAGAAAAATTAACTTCAAAAACACTATTATCATTATGACTTCTAATATCTGACAAGAAGAGTTTTCAGAAAAAGCAGCTCAAATCTGATTTAATATTTCAGAAACAGCCGAAGAGAAAATCATAACAGATTATGAAAAAGCAAAACAAAAGATCAAAGACTCTCTCACTGATTATTTCTCCCCTGAGTTTATAAACAGAATAGACAAAGTAATTGTATTCAACCCCTTGGATACCGCAGCAATTAAAAAGATAGTGAAGTTACTTCTTTCAAAGTTTAATACTCGACTTGAAATGAAAGGGCTCAAACTCAATTTTGATGCAAAAGCAATTACAACTATTACAAAAGAGGTGTACAATCCAGAATTTGGAGCGAGAGAAATACGCAGATATATCACAGACACAATTGAGGATTCGATTGCAGAAAGTATTCTTCAAAATCCTGAGAAAAAATCGTTTACACTCAAATCTATTAAAAATAAAATTGAAGTACAATAA
- the map gene encoding type I methionyl aminopeptidase produces MLSEKELQIMRENAKVHKRVFDKIKQVTVAGTKAADIDKLALEICKSAGVLSAFTGVYGYKFTLQTSVNDVVVHGRPLESIEFQDGDVVTFDFGVKDKQFGICTDAAFTMIVGNPDDYPEKKKFLEVGEKALKKGLEQARVGKTVGDIGAAIDSYVSKKGYHIIRDLTGHGVGKSLHEQPYIYNYGTPGTGMKLKAGMTLAIEPIIGYSSGNIVDHGDWEIYVEDGSIGCQFEHTILITDGDPEIIV; encoded by the coding sequence ATGCTCAGTGAAAAAGAACTTCAAATTATGCGCGAAAACGCAAAAGTTCATAAAAGAGTTTTTGATAAAATTAAACAAGTAACTGTTGCTGGCACAAAAGCTGCTGACATAGATAAACTTGCTTTAGAAATATGTAAATCTGCTTGAGTCCTCTCAGCATTCACAGGAGTGTATGGCTATAAATTCACACTCCAAACGAGTGTGAATGATGTAGTAGTGCATGGTCGTCCCCTTGAAAGTATCGAATTTCAAGATTGAGATGTTGTGACGTTTGATTTTTGAGTAAAAGACAAACAGTTTTGAATATGTACGGATGCAGCCTTTACTATGATAGTTTGAAATCCTGATGATTATCCAGAAAAAAAGAAATTTTTAGAAGTTGGTGAAAAAGCTCTAAAAAAATGACTCGAACAAGCAAGAGTTTGAAAAACTGTTTGAGATATATGAGCAGCTATAGATTCCTATGTTTCAAAGAAGTGATATCATATTATACGAGATCTTACTGGTCATTGAGTTGGTAAATCTCTTCACGAACAACCGTATATTTACAATTATGGAACTCCTTGAACAGGTATGAAACTCAAAGCTGGAATGACCCTTGCAATTGAGCCAATTATTTGATATTCTTCTGGAAATATCGTAGATCATTGAGATTGGGAAATCTATGTAGAAGATGGTAGTATCGGCTGCCAATTTGAACATACCATTCTTATCACCGATGGAGATCCAGAAATTATCGTGTAA